A portion of the Pirellulales bacterium genome contains these proteins:
- a CDS encoding PmoA family protein → MPRHVRSNQHKPASPATGVSGSQRMRLHARLIFTATLVLSAFLCTLSRGEDGGFRAERLSDGVMVTFDGKPVLEYRSAKDAYKPYVSKLHTPSGVQLLVDSPPDHVHHHGLMFGLSVNDVDFWQERSGVDGLPSIGRQRGDDLQCHVESRDEGPQKFVVTQVVDWLGRENRPLVHERRNLTGWHEKSAKCLLLTWSSQLSPADSRESIALRGERYVGLGMRFSQVMPQAGTFLFANDRSAEPKDRNENLIRASWCAYVAQGSGAGATVAMFGNPANRRHPTLWFSMVEPFSYLSATLDLHNHELPLRSEKSFELTYGMAVADGVLGHGEIQRLYQDWLQQD, encoded by the coding sequence ATGCCCAGGCACGTACGATCAAACCAGCATAAGCCCGCGAGTCCCGCCACGGGCGTTTCGGGCTCTCAGCGCATGCGGCTGCATGCTCGACTGATTTTCACGGCGACGTTGGTGCTGTCCGCTTTTTTATGCACGCTCAGCCGTGGGGAGGATGGCGGTTTTCGGGCGGAACGGCTCAGCGATGGGGTCATGGTGACATTCGATGGCAAGCCGGTTCTTGAATATCGATCCGCCAAGGACGCGTACAAGCCTTATGTGTCGAAACTCCACACGCCCTCGGGCGTCCAACTGCTGGTAGATTCTCCGCCCGATCATGTGCATCATCACGGCCTGATGTTCGGGCTGAGCGTGAACGATGTGGACTTCTGGCAGGAAAGGTCCGGCGTCGATGGATTGCCGTCCATTGGTCGCCAACGGGGCGACGATCTGCAGTGCCATGTCGAATCGCGGGATGAAGGCCCGCAGAAATTCGTCGTTACACAGGTGGTGGATTGGCTCGGTCGTGAAAACCGCCCGCTCGTGCATGAACGCCGCAATCTCACTGGCTGGCATGAGAAAAGCGCAAAATGCTTGTTGTTGACTTGGTCCAGTCAATTGTCACCTGCCGATAGCCGAGAGTCGATTGCGCTCCGCGGCGAGCGCTATGTCGGACTCGGTATGCGATTTTCGCAAGTAATGCCTCAAGCCGGTACGTTTCTCTTTGCCAACGATCGCAGTGCCGAGCCAAAAGATAGAAACGAAAACCTGATCCGCGCCAGTTGGTGCGCCTATGTAGCGCAAGGAAGCGGTGCTGGCGCGACCGTGGCTATGTTCGGCAATCCTGCGAATCGTCGACACCCAACACTCTGGTTCTCGATGGTTGAGCCATTCTCCTATCTTTCTGCAACACTCGACCTGCATAATCACGAGCTTCCATTACGATCGGAGAAATCATTCGAGCTGACTTACGGCATGGCGGTAGCCGATGGAGTACTCGGGCACGGGGAGATCCAGCGGCTGTACCAGGATTGGTTACAACAAGACTGA